The following are from one region of the Pectobacterium actinidiae genome:
- the ftsB gene encoding cell division protein FtsB, with protein sequence MGKLTLLLLILLGWLQYSLWLGKNGIHDYVRVKDDVVVQQGNNAKLKDRNEQLFAEIDDLNGGQEAIEERARNELGMIKPGESFYRLVPESSHRNANTTSSNNASSNNTQR encoded by the coding sequence ATGGGAAAGCTTACGCTGTTATTATTGATATTGCTTGGCTGGCTTCAGTATTCACTGTGGCTGGGCAAGAATGGCATTCATGATTATGTTCGGGTGAAAGATGATGTTGTTGTCCAACAGGGGAACAATGCCAAATTAAAAGACCGTAACGAACAACTGTTTGCTGAAATTGATGACCTCAATGGCGGACAGGAAGCGATTGAAGAGCGCGCACGCAATGAACTGGGTATGATCAAACCCGGTGAAAGCTTCTATCGTCTGGTGCCAGAATCGAGCCACCGTAACGCGAATACGACGTCATCTAACAACGCTTCATCCAACAATACACAACGTTGA
- a CDS encoding basic amino acid ABC transporter substrate-binding protein, whose protein sequence is MFKKLLFVGALFATALSSSTFAAEPTYVVGSGGTYRPFEFENAQKELEGFDIDIIKAIAKAENFNIKLINTPWEGIFATLNAGDRDIIISGITITDKRKQMVDFSAPYFPAEQSIVVPKGSTIDSIAALKDHKVGVVNSSTADIVVSDVLGKNSTSIKRFDNTPLMLQELYEDGVGAAVGDVGVVKFYIKTHPEKQFNLVSDAKFERQYFGIAVAKGNDQLRAKINSGLKKIVADGTYAKIYQTWFDNNVPTLPAE, encoded by the coding sequence ATGTTCAAAAAACTGTTATTCGTTGGCGCGCTCTTCGCCACCGCATTAAGTAGCAGCACCTTCGCCGCAGAACCCACTTACGTTGTTGGCTCTGGCGGAACCTATCGCCCTTTTGAGTTTGAAAATGCACAGAAAGAGCTGGAAGGCTTTGATATTGATATCATTAAAGCCATCGCCAAGGCGGAAAATTTTAATATCAAGCTGATCAATACGCCGTGGGAAGGGATCTTCGCGACCCTTAACGCCGGCGACCGCGACATTATCATTTCCGGTATCACGATTACCGACAAACGTAAGCAAATGGTCGATTTCTCCGCGCCTTATTTCCCTGCCGAACAGTCCATTGTGGTGCCTAAAGGCTCGACGATCGACTCGATTGCTGCACTGAAAGATCACAAAGTCGGTGTCGTGAACTCCAGTACCGCCGATATCGTGGTGTCCGACGTATTAGGCAAAAACAGTACATCGATTAAGCGCTTTGATAACACCCCATTAATGTTACAAGAACTGTATGAAGATGGCGTGGGCGCAGCGGTTGGCGACGTAGGCGTGGTGAAGTTTTACATTAAGACTCACCCTGAAAAACAGTTCAATCTGGTTTCCGACGCCAAATTCGAACGCCAGTACTTCGGGATTGCCGTCGCGAAAGGCAACGATCAACTGCGTGCGAAGATTAACTCAGGGTTGAAAAAAATCGTTGCTGATGGCACCTACGCCAAGATCTATCAAACCTGGTTTGATAACAACGTTCCGACCTTACCCGCAGAATAA
- a CDS encoding amino acid ABC transporter permease: MTGFRWEIIQEYAPLFMEGTWMTIKCTIICVILGTCWGLTLGLGRLAQAPHGPWKYILHYGVQWPVRIYISAFRGTPLFVQIMVVHFALVPLFINPRDGLLVTSNIMSVDFARTLRSDYGAFLSCIVAITLNAGAYVSEIFRAGIQSIDRGQMEASRSLGMSYGRTMRKVILPQAFRRMLPPLGNNAIAIVKDSSLASAIGLADLAYAARTVSGAYATYWEPYLTISIVYWVITFLLSLLVRHMETRLGKSDSR, encoded by the coding sequence TTGACGGGATTTCGTTGGGAGATCATTCAGGAATATGCCCCGCTATTTATGGAAGGCACCTGGATGACCATCAAATGCACCATTATCTGTGTCATTCTTGGCACCTGTTGGGGATTAACGCTCGGATTAGGCCGCTTAGCCCAGGCGCCGCACGGGCCGTGGAAATATATCCTGCACTACGGCGTTCAATGGCCTGTGCGCATCTACATTAGCGCCTTTCGGGGCACGCCGCTGTTTGTGCAAATCATGGTGGTGCACTTCGCGCTGGTGCCGCTGTTCATCAATCCGCGTGATGGATTGCTGGTAACCAGCAATATAATGTCGGTCGATTTTGCCCGTACGCTGCGCTCAGATTACGGCGCGTTCCTCTCTTGCATCGTGGCGATTACGCTGAATGCGGGTGCTTATGTCTCTGAGATATTCCGCGCAGGCATTCAGTCGATCGACCGCGGCCAGATGGAAGCATCACGCTCTCTCGGGATGAGCTATGGCCGCACTATGCGAAAAGTCATTCTGCCGCAGGCTTTTCGCCGTATGTTACCGCCGTTAGGTAACAACGCTATCGCGATTGTGAAAGATTCATCGCTGGCTTCGGCAATCGGGTTGGCGGATCTCGCCTATGCCGCTCGCACGGTGTCAGGGGCTTACGCCACATACTGGGAACCCTACCTGACGATCTCTATCGTCTACTGGGTTATTACTTTCCTGCTCTCACTGCTGGTGCGGCACATGGAAACGAGGCTTGGCAAAAGTGATTCACGTTAA
- the nlpD gene encoding murein hydrolase activator NlpD encodes MINLRQIAACTVIVLGLAGCSNNNSKSAPISSVDGNTGSRGGMLSAPPSRISTAGESVATTSDGRIVYNRSYGNIPKGSYSGGSSYTVKRGDTLFYIAWITGNDYRDLAQRNNIPEPYSLNVGQSLSLGNGSGNNASGGGLTSGGGMLATTDATRGGIPTPPSSAQIQTTSVDSQSTNAYSGNQGKQNVGKMLPTTGAPTTAPVSAPAAVASSNTVAVGSWRWPTDGKVIDSFSDSEGGNKGIDIAGSRGQPITATASGRVVYAGNALRGYGNLIIIKHNDDYLSAYAHNDTMLVREQQDVTAGQKIATMGSTGTSSVRLHFEIRYKGKSVNPLRFLPQR; translated from the coding sequence ATGATAAATTTGCGTCAGATTGCTGCTTGTACGGTGATTGTCTTAGGATTGGCGGGATGTAGCAACAATAATTCCAAATCCGCACCGATCAGCAGCGTTGACGGAAATACGGGCAGCCGAGGTGGGATGTTATCTGCGCCACCATCACGTATTTCAACAGCGGGTGAAAGCGTTGCAACAACGTCTGACGGACGAATTGTTTACAACCGCAGCTACGGCAATATTCCGAAAGGCAGCTACAGCGGCGGCAGTTCTTACACGGTTAAACGGGGCGATACCCTGTTTTATATCGCGTGGATTACCGGTAATGACTATCGGGATCTGGCGCAGCGCAACAATATTCCTGAGCCGTATAGCCTGAATGTGGGGCAATCACTGAGCTTAGGCAACGGTTCCGGCAACAATGCATCGGGCGGTGGCCTGACGAGCGGTGGTGGAATGCTGGCAACAACCGATGCGACACGAGGCGGTATACCAACGCCGCCATCAAGTGCGCAAATACAAACTACATCGGTTGATTCTCAGTCAACTAATGCGTATTCTGGTAATCAGGGTAAACAGAATGTAGGTAAGATGTTACCTACGACAGGGGCACCAACAACGGCTCCTGTTTCCGCACCAGCGGCTGTTGCCAGCAGCAATACCGTTGCTGTCGGCAGTTGGCGTTGGCCTACCGATGGGAAAGTCATAGATAGTTTCTCCGATTCCGAAGGGGGAAATAAAGGGATTGATATCGCCGGCTCACGTGGGCAACCGATCACCGCAACCGCCAGTGGGCGCGTGGTGTATGCGGGTAATGCGCTACGTGGTTACGGAAATCTGATAATCATCAAGCATAATGATGACTACCTCAGTGCTTATGCCCATAACGATACGATGCTAGTCCGTGAACAACAAGACGTCACGGCAGGACAAAAAATCGCTACGATGGGCAGTACGGGCACAAGCTCAGTTCGCTTGCACTTTGAAATTCGTTACAAGGGGAAATCCGTAAACCCGCTGCGTTTTCTGCCGCAGCGATAA
- the ispD gene encoding 2-C-methyl-D-erythritol 4-phosphate cytidylyltransferase — translation MQTPRLSPPEIVAVLPAAGNGSRMQNDRPKQYLTIGNDATGHKTILEHTIDALLRHSRVQRVVVVISPDDAFFHTLAIANDPRICSVTGGQQRADSVLAGLAAVADSAWALVHDAARPCLHQDDLTRLLAVAEQSDIGGILAAPVRDTMKRGTDGFIDRTVERNDLWHALTPQLFPAALLKQCLQRALEDGIAVTDEASALEYCGYRPHIISGRSDNIKVTRPEDLALAEFYLTSLQ, via the coding sequence ATGCAGACACCACGCCTTTCCCCGCCTGAAATTGTTGCTGTTTTGCCCGCTGCGGGTAACGGCAGCCGGATGCAAAACGATCGTCCTAAGCAGTATCTGACGATTGGCAATGATGCGACCGGCCATAAAACCATTCTCGAACATACCATCGATGCGCTTTTACGCCATTCACGCGTACAGCGTGTCGTCGTCGTTATCAGTCCAGATGACGCATTCTTTCATACTCTGGCGATTGCCAACGATCCCCGTATTTGTTCTGTGACGGGCGGGCAGCAGCGTGCGGATTCCGTACTGGCAGGGCTCGCTGCCGTTGCCGATAGCGCGTGGGCGTTGGTGCATGACGCAGCGCGTCCGTGTCTGCATCAGGACGATTTGACGCGCCTGCTGGCGGTTGCTGAACAGAGTGACATTGGTGGAATTCTGGCCGCCCCGGTTCGTGATACCATGAAGCGCGGCACGGACGGGTTTATCGATCGCACGGTAGAACGTAACGATTTGTGGCATGCGCTGACGCCGCAGCTTTTTCCTGCGGCGTTGTTGAAACAGTGTCTGCAACGGGCGCTTGAGGATGGCATTGCCGTCACAGATGAAGCCTCCGCACTGGAATATTGTGGCTACCGCCCGCACATTATCAGCGGACGTTCGGATAATATCAAAGTCACGCGTCCAGAGGATTTGGCATTAGCCGAATTCTATTTAACCAGTTTGCAGTAA
- the tsaA gene encoding tRNA (N6-threonylcarbamoyladenosine(37)-N6)-methyltransferase TrmO, which yields MSQFVFNQIGIIRSPYKEKFAIPRQPGLIEDGGGELQLLPPYNQVECVRGLEDFSHIWIVFIFHQTMDGGWRPTVRPPRLGGNARTGVFATRSTFRPNPVGMSLVELKGIRAKRDAITLELGSLDLVDGTPVVDIKPYLPFAESHPQARAGFAQMAPDAAMPVVFSPLAESQIAEHHKKYPQLKRFISQVLAQDPRPAYRKGESTTREYAVLLLEFNVRWRVYEEQTEVLSLDPSLAC from the coding sequence ATGAGTCAGTTTGTTTTCAATCAGATCGGGATTATCCGCTCACCGTATAAAGAAAAATTTGCCATTCCGCGGCAACCGGGTCTGATTGAAGATGGAGGCGGAGAGCTTCAGCTATTACCACCCTACAATCAGGTGGAATGTGTGCGGGGGCTGGAAGATTTCAGTCATATTTGGATAGTGTTCATCTTTCATCAAACGATGGACGGCGGCTGGCGTCCGACAGTTCGACCACCGCGTCTGGGCGGAAACGCACGTACGGGTGTTTTCGCTACGCGTTCGACCTTCCGTCCCAACCCTGTTGGCATGTCGCTGGTTGAGCTAAAAGGGATCCGTGCAAAACGCGATGCCATTACGCTCGAATTAGGCAGTCTTGATCTGGTCGATGGCACACCTGTCGTCGATATCAAACCTTACCTACCCTTTGCGGAAAGCCATCCTCAGGCACGGGCGGGTTTTGCCCAAATGGCACCCGATGCCGCGATGCCGGTAGTTTTCTCCCCGCTTGCGGAAAGCCAGATCGCAGAACACCACAAGAAGTATCCCCAGTTGAAACGCTTTATCTCACAGGTATTGGCACAGGATCCGCGTCCCGCTTACCGTAAAGGGGAAAGTACCACGCGGGAATACGCCGTTTTACTATTGGAATTCAATGTGCGCTGGCGCGTCTACGAAGAACAAACTGAAGTGTTGAGCCTCGACCCATCACTCGCGTGTTAA
- the proS gene encoding proline--tRNA ligase — translation MRTSQYMLSTLKETPADAEVISHQLMLRAGMIRKLASGLYTWLPTGLRVLRKVENIVREEMNNAGAIEISMPVVQPADLWVESGRWDQYGPELLRFVDRGERPFVLGPTHEEVITDLIRNEVSSYKQLPLNFFQIQTKFRDEVRPRFGVMRSREFLMKDAYSFHTSQESLQVTYDAMYAAYSKIFSRMDLDFRAVQADTGSIGGNASHEFQVLATSGEDDIVFSTESDYAANIELAEAVAPKLGRAEATEELRLVDTPNAKTIAELVEQFTLPVEKTVKTLLVKATEESGHKLVALLVRGDHELNEIKAEKIAQVASPLTFATEEEIRATIGAGPGSLGPVKLSIPVVVDRTVAAMSDFSAGANIDGKHYFGINWERDVTLPQVADIRNVVEGDISPDGKGTLQIKRGIEVGHIFQLGSKYSEALKATVQGEDGRNQTLTMGCYGIGVTRVVAAAIEQNHDERGIIWPDAIAPFHVAILPMNMHKSFRVKEVAEDIYQQLRAKGIEVLLDDRKERPGVMFADMELIGVPHTIVIGDRNLDSEEIEYKNRRVGEKQMIKTSEIVDFLLANIIR, via the coding sequence ATGCGTACTAGCCAATACATGCTCTCCACACTCAAGGAGACGCCAGCCGATGCAGAAGTCATCAGCCATCAGTTGATGCTCCGGGCAGGAATGATTCGTAAACTGGCCTCCGGCCTTTATACCTGGTTGCCGACCGGTTTACGTGTTTTGAGAAAAGTTGAAAATATCGTGCGCGAAGAGATGAACAACGCTGGCGCGATTGAGATTTCAATGCCCGTTGTTCAGCCTGCCGATTTATGGGTGGAAAGTGGACGTTGGGATCAATATGGCCCAGAACTGCTGCGCTTTGTCGATCGTGGCGAGCGCCCATTTGTACTCGGCCCAACACACGAAGAAGTTATTACAGACCTGATTCGTAATGAAGTCAGCTCTTATAAGCAACTGCCGCTGAATTTCTTCCAGATTCAAACCAAATTCCGCGATGAAGTGCGCCCGCGTTTTGGCGTAATGCGCTCGCGTGAATTCCTGATGAAAGACGCCTACTCGTTCCATACCTCGCAGGAATCGTTGCAGGTCACTTACGACGCCATGTACGCCGCTTACAGCAAGATTTTCAGCCGTATGGATCTGGATTTCAGAGCTGTTCAGGCAGACACCGGTTCTATCGGAGGCAACGCATCCCATGAGTTTCAGGTGCTGGCAACCAGCGGTGAAGACGATATCGTTTTCTCAACAGAATCCGATTACGCAGCAAACATTGAATTGGCGGAAGCCGTTGCGCCGAAGTTAGGCCGCGCTGAAGCGACGGAAGAACTGCGTCTGGTTGATACGCCGAATGCCAAGACCATCGCCGAGCTGGTTGAGCAGTTTACACTGCCAGTAGAAAAAACGGTGAAGACGCTGCTGGTTAAAGCAACAGAAGAAAGCGGCCATAAACTGGTTGCATTACTGGTTCGCGGCGATCACGAACTGAACGAAATCAAAGCGGAGAAAATTGCTCAGGTAGCCAGCCCGCTGACGTTTGCAACGGAAGAAGAGATTCGTGCAACTATCGGCGCGGGTCCAGGTTCACTGGGTCCGGTCAAGCTGTCAATTCCTGTCGTTGTCGATCGTACCGTAGCAGCCATGAGCGACTTCAGCGCTGGCGCGAACATCGATGGCAAACACTATTTTGGCATCAATTGGGAACGTGACGTGACGCTGCCGCAGGTTGCAGATATCCGTAATGTGGTTGAAGGCGATATCAGCCCAGACGGAAAAGGCACACTACAAATTAAACGCGGTATCGAAGTAGGTCATATCTTCCAACTGGGCAGTAAATATTCTGAAGCGCTGAAAGCGACAGTTCAAGGTGAAGACGGCCGCAACCAGACGTTGACGATGGGTTGCTACGGTATTGGTGTGACGCGTGTTGTCGCCGCGGCGATTGAGCAAAACCATGACGAACGCGGCATCATCTGGCCAGACGCGATTGCTCCTTTCCACGTAGCTATTCTGCCAATGAACATGCACAAGTCTTTCCGCGTGAAGGAAGTCGCTGAAGATATCTACCAGCAACTGCGCGCTAAAGGCATTGAAGTTCTGCTTGATGATCGTAAAGAGCGTCCGGGTGTAATGTTCGCCGATATGGAATTGATTGGCGTACCGCATACCATCGTGATTGGCGATCGTAATCTGGATAGCGAAGAGATTGAATATAAGAACCGCCGGGTCGGTGAAAAGCAAATGATTAAAACCAGCGAAATCGTCGATTTCCTGCTGGCGAATATCATCCGCTAA
- the rpoS gene encoding RNA polymerase sigma factor RpoS produces MSQSTLKVNELHEDTDFEENGLDVFDDKALAEEDTNDNDSAEDELLSQGVPQRVLDATQLYLGEIGYSPLLTAEEEVYFARRALRGDVPSRRRMIESNLRLVVKIARRYNNRGLALLDLIEEGNLGLIRAVEKFDPERGFRFSTYATWWIRQTIERAIMNQTRTIRLPIHIVKELNVYLRTARELSHKLDHEPSAEEIAEQLDKPVDDVNRMLRLNERITSVDTPLGGDSEKALLDILADEKDNGPEDTTQDNDMKQNIVKWLFELNAKQREVLARRFGLLGYEAATLEDVGREIGLTRERVRQIQVEGLRRLREILQVQGLSIEELFRE; encoded by the coding sequence ATGAGCCAAAGTACGCTGAAAGTTAACGAGTTACATGAAGATACCGATTTTGAAGAAAATGGACTTGACGTTTTTGACGATAAAGCGCTGGCAGAGGAAGATACCAATGATAATGACTCGGCGGAAGACGAGCTATTATCGCAAGGGGTCCCACAGCGTGTCCTTGACGCAACACAGCTCTATTTAGGAGAGATCGGCTATTCGCCGCTTTTAACAGCAGAAGAAGAAGTTTATTTTGCCCGACGCGCGTTGCGTGGTGATGTCCCATCGCGCCGCCGGATGATCGAGAGTAACCTGCGGCTGGTAGTGAAAATTGCCCGTCGTTACAACAATCGTGGTCTGGCGCTGCTGGATCTGATTGAAGAGGGTAACCTTGGCCTGATCCGTGCGGTTGAAAAATTCGATCCAGAAAGAGGGTTTCGTTTTTCAACCTACGCAACCTGGTGGATTCGACAAACGATAGAACGGGCGATTATGAATCAAACCCGTACCATCCGTTTGCCGATTCATATTGTCAAAGAACTCAACGTTTATCTGCGCACCGCGCGCGAATTGTCTCACAAACTGGATCACGAGCCGAGTGCGGAAGAAATTGCCGAACAGCTTGATAAGCCAGTAGATGACGTCAACCGTATGCTGCGCCTGAATGAACGTATTACTTCCGTCGATACCCCGCTGGGTGGCGATTCGGAAAAAGCATTGCTGGATATTCTGGCAGACGAAAAAGATAACGGACCTGAAGACACCACTCAGGATAACGATATGAAGCAGAATATCGTTAAATGGTTGTTTGAGCTTAATGCCAAACAGCGTGAGGTGTTGGCGCGTCGTTTTGGCCTGCTAGGGTACGAAGCGGCTACGCTGGAAGATGTGGGTCGTGAAATCGGTTTAACGCGTGAACGTGTTCGTCAGATTCAGGTTGAAGGCTTACGCCGCCTGCGGGAAATTTTGCAGGTTCAGGGGTTGAGCATTGAAGAACTGTTTCGTGAATAA
- the ispF gene encoding 2-C-methyl-D-erythritol 2,4-cyclodiphosphate synthase produces the protein MRIGHGFDVHKFGGEGPLVIGGVRIPYTQGLLAHSDGDVVLHAVTDALLGAAALGDIGKLFPDTDPAFKGADSRGLLREAWRRINEKGYQLGNLDVTIIAQAPKMAPHIPQMRVNLAEDLLCHMDDVNVKATTTEQLGFTGRGEGIACEAVALLVKKETGEIVAW, from the coding sequence ATGCGTATCGGTCACGGTTTTGATGTCCATAAGTTCGGTGGAGAAGGTCCGCTGGTGATCGGTGGCGTGCGAATTCCTTATACTCAAGGCTTGCTGGCGCATTCCGATGGGGATGTGGTGCTGCATGCGGTGACCGATGCACTTTTAGGCGCTGCCGCGCTGGGCGACATTGGTAAGCTGTTCCCTGATACCGACCCAGCCTTTAAAGGCGCGGACAGCCGTGGTCTGTTGCGCGAAGCCTGGCGTCGTATCAATGAAAAAGGCTACCAGTTAGGCAATCTGGATGTCACGATTATTGCGCAGGCACCGAAAATGGCACCGCACATCCCACAAATGCGTGTGAATCTGGCAGAAGATTTGCTGTGTCATATGGACGACGTCAATGTGAAAGCCACCACGACAGAACAACTGGGCTTTACGGGTCGCGGCGAAGGTATTGCCTGCGAAGCCGTTGCCTTGCTGGTGAAAAAAGAAACGGGCGAAATTGTCGCGTGGTAA
- the rcsF gene encoding Rcs stress response system protein RcsF, which yields MRAVPFILLAMSLTGCSLFQKPPAPTPQPAIETKTVEPAPKPKPVARPTPAVLYKSAEELVGKPFRDMGEVSGSSCQVSAQDSPPNAANARKRMQNRATAMKANAVLLHECQTVSGVAGCYSQVVCQGTALKVSAQ from the coding sequence ATGCGTGCTGTTCCCTTTATATTGTTGGCCATGTCGCTGACAGGCTGTTCTTTATTTCAGAAGCCACCGGCACCTACACCTCAACCCGCAATTGAAACTAAGACTGTAGAACCTGCGCCGAAACCGAAGCCTGTGGCTCGCCCAACGCCAGCGGTGTTATATAAAAGTGCAGAAGAATTAGTCGGTAAACCGTTCCGTGATATGGGCGAAGTTTCAGGCTCCTCATGTCAGGTCAGCGCTCAGGATTCTCCCCCTAACGCGGCAAATGCGCGTAAAAGAATGCAAAACCGCGCAACCGCAATGAAAGCCAATGCGGTTTTACTGCATGAATGCCAAACCGTCAGCGGCGTAGCGGGTTGCTATAGCCAGGTCGTTTGCCAAGGCACTGCGCTGAAAGTTTCTGCACAATGA
- a CDS encoding protein-L-isoaspartate(D-aspartate) O-methyltransferase: MVNKRIETLLAQLRLQGIQDERLLKAIEAVPRERFVDEAFEHKAYENTALPIGSGQTISQPYMVAKMTELLSLTPVSRVLEIGTGSGYQTAILALLVRHVWSVERIKGLQWQAKRRLKQLDLHNVSTRHGDGWQGWASRGPFDAIIVTAAPPEIPRALMDQLDEGGVMVLPVGEQSQYLQVVQRHAGEFIIQTVEAVRFVPLVKGELA, translated from the coding sequence ATGGTAAACAAGCGTATAGAAACGTTGTTGGCGCAGTTGCGCCTACAGGGCATTCAGGACGAGCGTCTGCTGAAGGCGATAGAAGCCGTACCCAGAGAACGTTTTGTTGATGAGGCTTTCGAGCATAAAGCGTATGAAAATACCGCTCTGCCTATTGGTTCCGGCCAGACAATTTCGCAGCCCTATATGGTCGCGAAGATGACGGAGCTGCTCAGCCTGACGCCCGTATCCCGCGTGCTGGAAATTGGCACTGGGTCGGGTTATCAAACGGCAATTTTAGCGCTTTTGGTTCGGCATGTTTGGTCGGTTGAGCGCATCAAAGGGCTGCAATGGCAGGCTAAACGTCGCTTAAAGCAGCTTGATTTGCATAATGTTTCTACCCGTCATGGCGATGGGTGGCAGGGCTGGGCGTCGCGCGGACCGTTTGATGCCATCATTGTTACTGCTGCACCGCCAGAAATTCCCCGGGCGCTGATGGATCAGCTTGATGAAGGCGGCGTAATGGTATTGCCCGTCGGTGAACAGTCACAATACTTACAAGTTGTTCAACGCCATGCTGGCGAATTTATTATTCAAACGGTTGAAGCTGTTCGGTTTGTTCCGCTGGTCAAAGGGGAATTAGCCTGA
- a CDS encoding amino acid ABC transporter ATP-binding protein, whose protein sequence is MIHVKNLQKQFGDTHVLRGISCDIAPQEVLCLIGPSGSGKSTFLRCINALETLSAGEITVNGFAIHDQKTNINRVRESVGMVFQRFNLFPHMTVLENVIMAPMDVKKLPRAQAVERAKALLSKVGLLDKIDAWPNSLSGGQQQRVAIARALAMEPTIMLFDEPTSALDPELVGEVLAVMKTLANEGMTMVIVTHEMAFAREVADRVIFIDQGIIQEQGTPEAIFTHPSNPRTQAFLSKIL, encoded by the coding sequence GTGATTCACGTTAAAAATCTGCAAAAACAGTTTGGCGATACGCACGTCCTGCGCGGTATTTCCTGTGACATTGCGCCTCAGGAAGTGCTCTGTCTGATTGGCCCATCCGGTTCAGGAAAAAGTACCTTTCTGCGCTGTATCAACGCACTGGAGACACTCTCAGCAGGCGAGATTACGGTCAACGGTTTTGCCATTCACGATCAGAAAACCAATATCAATCGCGTACGTGAAAGCGTAGGAATGGTATTCCAGCGTTTTAATCTATTTCCGCACATGACGGTGTTGGAAAACGTGATTATGGCGCCGATGGATGTGAAAAAACTACCCCGCGCACAGGCCGTTGAGCGGGCTAAAGCGCTGCTCAGCAAGGTCGGCCTGCTGGATAAAATCGATGCCTGGCCAAACAGCCTGTCCGGTGGACAACAGCAGCGCGTCGCGATTGCCCGCGCGTTAGCGATGGAACCAACAATCATGCTGTTTGATGAACCAACATCCGCGCTGGATCCAGAGCTGGTTGGTGAAGTGTTAGCCGTCATGAAAACACTGGCGAACGAAGGCATGACGATGGTCATCGTGACCCATGAAATGGCATTTGCCCGAGAAGTGGCCGATAGAGTGATCTTTATCGATCAGGGAATTATTCAGGAACAGGGGACGCCAGAGGCGATCTTTACGCATCCAAGTAACCCGCGCACGCAGGCTTTCTTGAGCAAAATACTGTAA
- the truD gene encoding tRNA pseudouridine(13) synthase TruD has protein sequence MENSEQLVWLHGEPQATGSLKSTAEDFLVVEDLGFQPDGDGEQVLVRIRKRGCNTQFVAEMLAKFVRLPLRAVSYAGLKDRHAVTEQWFCLHMPGKETPDFSSLELEGCDVLEVTRHRRKLRIGTLKGNHFTLVLRQISDRNEVDARLALIAAKGAPNYFGSQRFGRNGNNLEQARLWANNEIRVKERSKRSFYLSASRSAMFNQVASARIAGQQAKTVLCGDALQLTGRGSWFVAKPDELDALQTRLNAGELQITAPLPGEGELGTQDDAQLFEKQALVGQDVLWSLVKRERVEPARRAVLLYPQQMHWEWQDDATVEVTFWLPAGSFATSVVRELLHSQQDTDLGA, from the coding sequence ATGGAAAATAGCGAACAACTCGTCTGGTTGCATGGTGAGCCACAGGCTACCGGCTCATTGAAATCCACTGCGGAAGACTTTCTGGTGGTGGAAGATCTGGGATTTCAGCCGGATGGTGACGGTGAACAGGTGTTGGTGCGCATACGCAAGCGCGGTTGCAATACGCAATTTGTCGCCGAGATGCTGGCGAAATTTGTTCGCCTACCGTTGCGTGCCGTCAGCTATGCGGGCTTGAAAGATCGTCATGCCGTCACTGAACAGTGGTTCTGTCTGCACATGCCGGGAAAAGAGACGCCCGATTTCTCCTCGCTGGAATTGGAAGGCTGCGATGTGCTTGAGGTGACTCGCCATCGTCGCAAGCTGCGGATTGGTACGTTGAAGGGTAACCATTTTACTCTGGTGCTGCGTCAGATCAGCGACCGAAACGAGGTCGACGCTCGTTTGGCGCTGATTGCCGCGAAAGGCGCGCCCAATTATTTCGGTAGCCAGCGTTTCGGACGCAACGGCAATAACCTTGAACAGGCTCGTCTTTGGGCTAATAACGAGATTCGGGTAAAAGAACGCAGTAAGCGGAGTTTTTATCTTTCTGCCAGCCGCAGTGCGATGTTTAATCAAGTTGCCAGCGCTCGAATCGCGGGGCAGCAGGCGAAAACCGTCTTGTGTGGTGATGCATTGCAGCTAACAGGGCGCGGCAGCTGGTTTGTTGCCAAACCTGACGAATTGGATGCTTTACAGACGCGCCTTAATGCTGGTGAACTTCAGATTACCGCACCGCTACCTGGAGAGGGTGAGCTGGGCACGCAGGATGACGCGCAGCTATTTGAAAAGCAGGCTTTGGTCGGACAAGACGTGCTGTGGTCTTTGGTCAAGCGTGAGCGGGTTGAACCTGCCCGGCGTGCGGTACTGCTGTATCCGCAACAGATGCACTGGGAATGGCAGGATGATGCAACCGTGGAAGTGACATTCTGGCTGCCTGCGGGCAGTTTTGCGACCAGCGTAGTGCGTGAATTGCTGCATTCACAGCAGGATACCGATCTCGGTGCCTGA